A section of the Drosophila sechellia strain sech25 chromosome 3L, ASM438219v1, whole genome shotgun sequence genome encodes:
- the LOC6605919 gene encoding uncharacterized protein LOC6605919 has protein sequence MAPNLTCVWITLLQLMSLALADVSHLDYSIAPSTQLGYYHYPAPNRPAVQRSQRNQYQQNQQYPQVARQFAEPALEHAAFTQALTSQGYVFGAPSSALQVAPPAPQPQQVARVSAAAGSATGRSISSASVDANSLNLKLPVPFGIAPLNVAQLPLQAGAPYASVPRTTGLTSYGTPQIQRR, from the exons ATGGCGCCCAAT TTGACTTGTGTGTGGATTACTCTGCTGCAACTCATGAGCTTGGCTCTGGCCGATGTCTCCCACCTGGATTACTCGATTGCGCCCAGCACACAGCTGGGTTACTACCACTATCCCGCTCCCAACAGGCCAGCCGTGCAGCGGAGCCAGAGGAACCAGTACCAACAGAATCAGCAGTATCCCCAAGTGGCTCGTCAGTTTGCCGAGCCCGCCTTGGAGCATGCCGCCTTCACCCAGGCTCTGACCAGCCAGGGTTACGTATTTGGAGCACCCTCGTCCGCCCTGCAAGTGGCTCCCCCGGCACCACAGCCCCAGCAGGTGGCTAGGGTATCAGCTGCGGCGGGATCAGCCACGGGTCGCTCCATATCCTCCGCTTCCGTTGATGCCAACTCGCTGAATCTCAAGCTGCCAGTGCCCTTTGGCATTGCTCCTCTGAATGTGGCGCAACTTCCGCTGCAGGCTGGAGCACCATATGCCAGTGTGCCCAGAACTACGGGGCTAACCTCCTATGGAACACCGCAGATCCAGAGGCGCTAG
- the LOC6605921 gene encoding cuticle protein 65: MFKLIALISALCAVANAGVISPYSHGYGLGYGAALAPAYAAPAVISHAPIIKSYAAPIVAHPVATSYANTYKVATKAIPVVHAAPLVHAAPLVHAVPALHSTSTYHGSYGGYGSYGLGYAGYGHGAYLH, translated from the exons ATGTTCAAACTG ATTGCCCTCATCTCTGCCCTGTGCGCCGTGGCCAATGCCGGAGTAATCTCCCCCTACAGCCATGGATATGGACTGGGATACGGTGCCGCTCTGGCTCCGGCTTATGCCGCTCCGGCTGTGATCTCGCATGCCCCGATCATCAAGAGCTACGCTGCACCCATTGTCGCCCACCCAGTGGCCACCTCCTATGCCAACACCTACAAGGTGGCCACCAAGGCCATTCCAGTGGTCCATGCCGCTCCCCTGGTGCACGCTGCTCCTCTGGTCCATGCCGTGCCTGCTCTGCACTCCACCTCCACCTACCACGGATCCTATGGCGGCTACGGTAGCTACGGTCTGGGATACGCCGGCTACGGACACGGAGCCTACCTGCATTAA
- the LOC6605917 gene encoding extensin, with protein MWQLTWAFALAFLLVGGEAKPSHLHYNHFDPHHVNHFDGHHLSHLDSLHALPHHLDYAVQESVLPPPAPLLPAVAPPPAFAPPPPVYSPPPPVYGPAPPAPVYAPPQPVFAPAPLLPAPAPLLPAPAPFLPAPAPLLPAPAPLLPAPAPLLPAPAFLPAPTPLLPEFHVPSVTHQVLPPVLEAVPFAPTYRAIPGPKTTTHRVSIGYAFPKLLATPHAHLKALPLKFAHHHHHSLW; from the exons ATGTGGCAACTGACATGG GCCTTTGCATTGGCTTTCCTGCTGGTGGGTGGAGAGGCAAAGCCCTCTCATCTTCACTACAATCACTTTGATCCCCACCATGTCAACCACTTTGACGGACATCATCTGAGCCACTTGGATTCTCTGCATGCTCTGCCGCACCACTTGGATTACGCGGTGCAGGAATCGGTCCTTCCTCCGCCAGCTCCTTTGCTTCCTGCGGTGGCTCCACCACCAGCATTTGCTCCTCCACCACCAGTATATTCTCCTCCACCACCAGTTTATGGACCTGCACCTCCTGCTCCTGTATATGCTCCACCACAACCTGTATTTGCTCCAGCTCCACTGTTACCGGCTCCTGCTCCTCTATTACCTGCTCCTGCACCATTTTTGCCCGCTCCTGCACCTCTTCTTCCCGCTCCTGCACCACTTCTACCAGCACCTGCACCACTTTTACCAGCTCCAGCCTTCCTGCCAGCTCCTACTCCTCTTTTGCCCGAGTTCCATGTGCCCAGTGTCACCCATCAAGTGCTGCCGCCCGTCCTGGAGGCGGTTCCCTTTGCACCCACCTACCGTGCCATTCCCGGACCGAagaccaccacccaccgcgtGTCCATTGGCTACGCCTTTCCCAAGCTGCTGGCCACGCCACACGCCCATCTGAAAGCCCTGCCCCTGAAGTTCgcccatcaccatcatcactCTCTGTGGTGA
- the LOC6605918 gene encoding cuticle protein 16.5 — protein sequence MYKFLVLAALIACSAAKPGVVAPLAAPLAAPLAYANAPLYAAGGSSQVDVRNNYDGTLSSYTTAPFEFAGPYSSRYVSGIPAAPAVVAKYAAAPLAAAYSAPLAAAPVAAPLAAAPVAAPLAAASVAAPLAAAPYAAAAYSAYPYASPYAAPYLASPYAAPYAAPYAASYAAPIAAAAPAPVVV from the exons ATGTACAAGTTT TTGGTTCTCGCTGCCCTCATCGCCTGCTCTGCGGCCAAACCAGGAGTTGTAGCTCCACTGGCTGCTCCTCTGGCTGCTCCCCTGGCCTACGCCAATGCTCCTCTGTACGCCGCAGGTGGCAGCAGCCAGGTGGATGTCCGCAACAACTACGACGGCACCCTGTCCTCCTACACCACCGCTCCGTTCGAGTTCGCCGGCCCCTACTCCAGCCGCTATGTGTCCGGAATCCCAGCTGCCCCCGCCGTGGTGGCCAAGTACGCTGCTGCCCCTCTGGCCGCCGCCTACTCTGCTCCTCTGGCCGCTGCTCCCGTTGCTGCTCCTCTGGCCGCTGCTCCCGTTGCTGCTCCTCTGGCCGCTGCTTCCGTTGCTGCTCCTCTGGCCGCTGCTCCctatgccgccgccgcctacTCCGCCTATCCCTATGCCTCGCCCTACGCCGCACCCTACCTGGCATCTCCCTACGCCGCTCCCTACGCCGCCCCCTATGCCGCATCCTATGCCGCTCCCATCGCCGCTGCTGCCCCAGCTCCAGTGGTGGTCTAA
- the LOC6605920 gene encoding extensin-2 → MLNISKIPLICVLMCFGAPALGSFHHEPATVGVPVGVPVPVPVPVPSPYPVPSPVAVPAPVAVPVSDTVTVPAAFSAHQGFTYGAVDHYGPPPPAIFKYATSYAAPQPVIKYSLGAPVTTTTTTYTGFAAPAPPAVHYAAAAAPPPPPQFIARLAPPPIGYQLAGAAPSYGRYKLHFGSPPHHSPAAVYGAPPPVAFSTQGW, encoded by the exons atgttaaatatttcaaaa ATACCTCTGATATGTGTTCTGATGTGTTTTGGTGCTCCAGCGCTTGGAAGTTTCCATCATGAACCAGCGACGGTGGGCGTACCCGTGGGAGTTCCAGTTCCAGTGCCAGTTCCTGTGCCTTCTCCATATCCGGTTCCATCTCCAGTGGCGGTACCAGCTCCAGTAGCAGTACCCGTTTCCGATACCGTCACCGTGCCAGCGGCCTTTAGTGCCCATCAAGGATTTACCTACGGAGCTGTAGATCACTATGGTCCACCACCTCCGGCGATCTTTAAATATGCAACATCCTATGCGGCACCACAGCCGGTTATTAAGTACTCCCTGGGAGCTCCAGTGACCACTACCACCACCACCTACACCGGATTTGCAGCACCGGCACCACCAGCCGTTCATtatgctgcagcagcagcacctccaccaccaccacagtTTATAGCCCGGTTGGCTCCTCCACCAATTGGATACCAGCTTGCAGGTGCTGCCCCGTCCTACGGCAGGTACAAACTCCACTTTGGGTCACCACCTCATCATTCTCCGGCCGCCGTCTATGGAGCTCCCCCTCCTGTAGCATTTAGCACTCAGGGCTGGTAA